In Elaeis guineensis isolate ETL-2024a chromosome 1, EG11, whole genome shotgun sequence, a genomic segment contains:
- the LOC105039633 gene encoding probable small nuclear ribonucleoprotein F isoform X3 has protein sequence MEYKGYLVSVDSYMNLQLANTEEYIDGQFSGNLGEILIRCNNVLYLRGVPEDEEIEDAE, from the exons ATGGAATACAAAG GTTACCTTGTCTCAGTAGATTCCTATATGAACTTGCAG CTTGCCAACACGGAAGAATACATTGATGGGCAATTCTCGGGAAATCTTGGGGAGATACTAATAAG ATGCAACAATGTGCTGTACCTCCGTGGtgtaccagaagatgaagaaattgaagatgctGAATGA
- the LOC105039633 gene encoding probable small nuclear ribonucleoprotein F isoform X2: MAAVPVNPKPFLNNLTGKPVIVKLKWGMEYKGYLVSVDSYMNLQLANTEEYIDGQFSGNLGEILIRCNNVLYLRGVPEDEEIEDAE; encoded by the exons ATGGCG GCTGTTCCTGTTAACCCGAAACCTTTCTTGAACAACCTGACTGGGAAGCCTGTAATTGTGAAACTGAAGTGGGGGATGGAATACAAAG GTTACCTTGTCTCAGTAGATTCCTATATGAACTTGCAG CTTGCCAACACGGAAGAATACATTGATGGGCAATTCTCGGGAAATCTTGGGGAGATACTAATAAG ATGCAACAATGTGCTGTACCTCCGTGGtgtaccagaagatgaagaaattgaagatgctGAATGA
- the LOC105039633 gene encoding probable small nuclear ribonucleoprotein F isoform X1 — MPFFYGISYLASLSRFNNLVSLLMLQAVPVNPKPFLNNLTGKPVIVKLKWGMEYKGYLVSVDSYMNLQLANTEEYIDGQFSGNLGEILIRCNNVLYLRGVPEDEEIEDAE; from the exons ATGCCCTTTTTCTATGGTATAAGTTATCTTGCTTCATTATCAAGGTTCAACAACCTTGTGTCTCTATTGATGTTGCAGGCTGTTCCTGTTAACCCGAAACCTTTCTTGAACAACCTGACTGGGAAGCCTGTAATTGTGAAACTGAAGTGGGGGATGGAATACAAAG GTTACCTTGTCTCAGTAGATTCCTATATGAACTTGCAG CTTGCCAACACGGAAGAATACATTGATGGGCAATTCTCGGGAAATCTTGGGGAGATACTAATAAG ATGCAACAATGTGCTGTACCTCCGTGGtgtaccagaagatgaagaaattgaagatgctGAATGA
- the LOC105039635 gene encoding flowering-promoting factor 1-like protein 3: MSGVWVFNKKGVVRLVEVPGAEPSSRRKVLVHVPTNEVVTSYEMLERKLAPLGWERYHCNPDLVQFHQRSSVHLISLPRDFSRLTSVHMYDVVVKSRNVFEVRDA, from the coding sequence ATGTCAGGTGTTTGGGTGTTCAACAAGAAAGGGGTGGTCCGCCTGGTCGAGGTCCCTGGGGCTGAGCCAAGCAGCCGTCGCAAGGTCTTGGTGCACGTCCCCACCAACGAGGTCGTCACCTCGTACGAGATGCTCGAGCGGAAGCTCGCGCCGCTGGGGTGGGAGCGATACCACTGCAACCCCGATCTCGTCCAGTTCCACCAGCGCTCCTCGGTTCACCTCATCTCGCTCCCCAGGGACTTCTCCAGGCTCACCTCGGTGCACATGTACGACGTCGTCGTCAAGAGCCGCAATGTCTTCGAGGTGCGCGATGCATGA